One Hydrogenophaga crassostreae genomic region harbors:
- a CDS encoding M90 family metallopeptidase — translation MNLLQQWLPRGWRRMPALPEPVWRATVEAQPFLRNLSMPELKRLERLCRHFLLEKAFYGAHNLVVTDAMALSIAAQACLPLLHLPGPGQPDLQSKPWHSLDWYDDFVGIVVQPDAAVAKRKVTDASGVVHHYRETLAGEAMQGGPVMLSWAEVARAPWAAEAGSNVVIHEFVHKMDMRGTTRGQTADGAPDWSNACLGSLKGAPARAHWQATMNTAFEAFKEALNMSERFGADKPWLDAYGATQPGEFFAVTCEAYFVNRQRFEQEFPSLLALYDSFFKPEALNR, via the coding sequence ATGAACCTATTGCAGCAATGGCTGCCGCGTGGCTGGCGGCGTATGCCCGCGTTACCTGAGCCCGTGTGGCGGGCCACGGTCGAAGCCCAGCCGTTCTTGCGCAACCTGTCGATGCCCGAACTCAAACGGCTTGAGCGCCTCTGTCGCCACTTCCTGCTGGAGAAAGCCTTCTACGGTGCACACAACCTGGTTGTCACCGATGCCATGGCGCTGAGCATCGCCGCTCAGGCCTGCCTGCCACTGTTGCACCTGCCCGGCCCCGGGCAACCCGACCTTCAAAGCAAACCATGGCATTCGCTCGATTGGTATGACGACTTTGTCGGCATCGTCGTGCAACCCGACGCTGCCGTTGCCAAGCGCAAAGTAACCGATGCCAGCGGCGTGGTGCACCACTACCGCGAAACCCTTGCCGGCGAAGCCATGCAAGGCGGGCCGGTGATGCTGAGTTGGGCCGAAGTCGCGCGCGCGCCATGGGCGGCCGAGGCTGGCAGCAACGTGGTCATTCATGAGTTTGTCCACAAAATGGACATGCGCGGCACGACCCGGGGCCAAACAGCAGATGGAGCCCCCGACTGGAGCAATGCGTGCCTGGGGTCTCTGAAAGGCGCGCCAGCAAGAGCCCACTGGCAGGCAACCATGAACACCGCCTTTGAGGCCTTCAAAGAGGCTTTGAACATGTCGGAGCGCTTTGGGGCGGACAAACCGTGGCTCGATGCCTATGGCGCGACTCAGCCAGGTGAGTTTTTCGCGGTGACCTGCGAGGCATACTTCGTCAACAGGCAGCGCTTTGAACAGGAGTTTCCCTCGCTCCTTGCGCTTTATGACAGCTTCTTCAAACCCGAAGCCCTGAACAGGTGA
- a CDS encoding UDP-2,3-diacylglucosamine diphosphatase, which yields MTDTAVDRLTPWRAPAPWQAVDFISDLHLQSAEPATFERWRAFMQRPLTAHADALVILGDFFEVWAGDDLLQAEAPSEARDFAQTCVDLLKTHSTHRPIFFMHGNRDFLLGSDAMSAAGMSELADPTLLEMHGKRCLLTHGDALCLDDTEYQSFRSMVRSPEWQARFLSRPLKERLAITRQLREQSEAKKMASGQDTATWADVDSTAARQWLNAVNATVLIHGHTHRPDVHDLGSGLERMVLSDWDASATPPRAEVLRWDLQGLRRIAI from the coding sequence ATGACCGATACCGCAGTCGACCGCTTGACTCCCTGGCGCGCACCCGCCCCGTGGCAAGCGGTCGATTTCATTTCCGACCTTCATTTGCAGAGCGCCGAACCCGCGACCTTTGAGCGCTGGCGTGCCTTCATGCAGCGTCCGCTGACCGCCCACGCCGATGCATTGGTCATCCTTGGTGATTTTTTTGAGGTATGGGCTGGCGATGATCTGCTTCAAGCTGAAGCGCCCTCTGAAGCCCGTGATTTCGCCCAAACTTGCGTTGATCTGCTGAAGACTCACAGCACCCATCGACCCATCTTTTTCATGCATGGCAACCGGGACTTCCTGCTTGGATCTGATGCCATGTCTGCCGCTGGCATGTCCGAGTTGGCCGATCCCACGCTGCTTGAAATGCATGGCAAGCGCTGCCTGCTCACCCATGGCGACGCGCTGTGCCTGGATGACACCGAATACCAGTCCTTTCGGTCGATGGTCCGCAGCCCCGAATGGCAAGCCCGGTTTCTCTCGCGACCGCTGAAAGAGCGTCTGGCCATCACACGACAGTTGCGTGAACAAAGCGAAGCAAAAAAAATGGCCAGCGGGCAAGACACCGCTACATGGGCCGACGTCGATTCCACGGCCGCCCGCCAATGGCTCAATGCAGTCAATGCCACGGTCTTGATTCACGGTCATACCCACCGCCCTGACGTCCACGACCTTGGCTCTGGATTGGAGCGAATGGTTCTCAGCGACTGGGATGCCTCCGCAACCCCCCCCCGTGCGGAGGTGCTGCGCTGGGATTTGCAAGGGCTTCGCCGCATCGCCATTTGA
- a CDS encoding peptidylprolyl isomerase — protein MPKTLAKQAPIGSLVRRHLGAVLLAGLTACALPFAAQAADSATQPRVRLTTSMGDIVLELDATKAPKSVENFVQYVQDKHYDGTVFHRVINNFMIQGGGFDADMKQKATRGPIPLEASNGLKNNKGTVAMARTANPNSATAQFFINVVDNDALNAPSPDGHGYAVFGKVVDGMGVVDKIKTVPVANKGMNQNVPMQPVTILKATLEK, from the coding sequence ATGCCCAAAACCCTTGCAAAACAAGCCCCGATAGGCTCGCTCGTGCGCCGCCACCTTGGTGCCGTGCTGCTCGCCGGTTTGACAGCCTGCGCCCTGCCGTTTGCGGCCCAAGCCGCCGACAGCGCAACCCAGCCCAGGGTGCGCCTGACCACGTCAATGGGCGATATCGTGCTCGAACTCGACGCGACCAAAGCACCCAAGTCAGTAGAAAATTTTGTCCAATATGTACAAGACAAACACTACGACGGCACGGTATTCCATCGGGTGATAAACAACTTCATGATCCAGGGTGGCGGTTTTGACGCTGACATGAAGCAAAAAGCGACCCGAGGCCCCATTCCTCTGGAAGCCAGCAATGGCCTGAAGAACAACAAAGGCACCGTTGCCATGGCCCGGACCGCCAACCCCAACTCGGCTACCGCCCAGTTCTTTATCAATGTAGTCGACAACGATGCGCTCAACGCACCGAGTCCTGATGGCCACGGCTACGCCGTATTCGGCAAGGTGGTTGATGGCATGGGCGTGGTCGACAAAATCAAAACCGTTCCAGTCGCTAACAAAGGCATGAATCAAAACGTGCCCATGCAACCCGTCACCATCCTCAAAGCCACTCTGGAGAAATAA
- a CDS encoding peptidylprolyl isomerase — MANPKVELHIANHGVITLELDAEKAPLSAANFLSYVNKGHYNNTVFHRVIPGFMAQGGGFEPGMNQKPTDPPIQNEANNGLKNDLYTVAMARTSDPHSASAQFFINVANNGFLNHTATNAQGWGYAVFGKVVDGTDIVKKIEGVATGRKGFHDDVPMEDVVIEKAVAI; from the coding sequence ATGGCCAACCCAAAAGTTGAACTGCACATCGCCAACCATGGCGTCATCACCCTCGAACTCGACGCAGAAAAAGCACCTCTGTCGGCCGCCAACTTCCTGTCGTATGTCAACAAGGGACACTACAACAACACCGTTTTCCACCGCGTGATACCTGGCTTCATGGCGCAAGGCGGCGGATTCGAGCCGGGCATGAATCAAAAGCCCACCGATCCCCCGATTCAAAACGAAGCCAACAACGGCCTGAAGAACGATCTCTACACTGTGGCCATGGCCCGAACGAGTGACCCCCACTCGGCCAGTGCCCAGTTTTTCATCAACGTCGCAAACAATGGCTTTCTGAACCACACCGCCACCAACGCTCAGGGCTGGGGCTACGCCGTGTTCGGCAAGGTCGTGGACGGGACCGACATTGTCAAGAAGATCGAAGGCGTCGCCACGGGCCGCAAAGGCTTCCATGACGACGTGCCGATGGAAGACGTCGTTATCGAAAAAGCCGTCGCGATCTGA